The following DNA comes from Anopheles arabiensis isolate DONGOLA chromosome 3, AaraD3, whole genome shotgun sequence.
CTTACCTTCTTCAACGTACGTCTCCTTCACGCACTCCTCCCCGTTCCAGACGCTTTCCGGATCGCACAGTGACTGACAGTAGCTGACACCATCGCCATCGTACCCCGATCGGCACTGGCACTGACCCTCGACACAGTCCGCAAACTCGGCACAGCGCTGCCAAAGACCAAAGTATAAAGTTGAAGACGATCGTAAACTACATCTCACCCCGTCTTCCCACACTTACCTCACACTGTTCCGGCTCTTCCTGGGTCGGGTCACTGTCTACCTCGTTGTAGCTGTGCCCACCGTAGCTTGCAGGCGTCGACACCGTGTACGACGAAGAGGTCGGTTGGCTGTATCCACCCGGCACTACTTTGTCACACACGTACCCATTGCCCTCGTAGCCCGGGTTACAGCGGCAACTGTAGCCGCCCGGCTCGTTGTAGCACTGCGCATTCTCGTCACAGATGTTAACGCCCGAGCACTCGTCAATGTCCACACAGTTGATGCGATCGCTCGTACCGTACGGGATGTAGGTGAACCCGTTCTTGCAGTTACACTGAAATGTGAGCAACAAAgtgagcaacagcagccaaaGTGTGGTTTGTGTTGGTGTACTCACATCGAATGTGTCGTCAGGCTTCGGCACGCACACCGTATTATCCCCACAGTTGGCCTCATCGCACGGGTTAAACTGATCGCCGATCACCATCTTCGACAGCATGCCCATCCGGACGGCTCGCTCCCTCGGCTCGTACCCCAGATTGATGCGCGTAATCTTCAGCATCGATTCATCCTTTCCGGCAATGGTGTCCTCATTGCCCGAGCATCCCTCGTACGTAATGTCCTGGTACAGTGTGTAGCTGACGTTGCGTGCCTGCGACTCCACCCGGAAACTGTGCGCACTGACAGCTTGCAGTCGATCCTTACCGGACCGTCGGAAAGCGACAGAGTAGTCATCCAGATGGAGCTTCTCAAGGGCCGGAATGGAAGGTAGCTGTCCGGACAGATGCACATCCAGTGCGAGTTGATCCCACACGTTCAGTCCCGTGTACTGTTGGGTGATGTAGAACGACTCGCCCGTCTCGAACTGCAGTGTGCTGGTGTGGTTGAACTTGCCACCTGTCAGCTGGTAACCGTTCATGGAATTTCCAAGGGGCTTGGCGAACAGCCACGCGATCGTACCACCGAGAATTTGCGTTAGCTGGAGATCAGTGCCGAGCTGCTCCTCGAGCGGACTGATCGCAGTGTACGTACGCCCATCCACCATTACAACGTACGACTGAAGCTGAGTGTCGAGAGGCTCACCGTTCACATTGCCGAGCACCTTACCAGCGACCCGCAGTGGAATGTCACTCTTCACGCAACTGTTCACGTAAAATGTTGATCGGAATATAGAGCTCATGGCTTCGTGTGGAATGGCCCAACTTACCTGAATCCATTTCCGTAGTAGCCGGACTTGCACTGACAGCAGAAGCCCCAGTTGCTGTTGACACAGGAGGCCGCCGAATGGCACTTGTACCGGCCACCATCAGCGCAGCTGCGCGGTTCACTCGGTTCGGCGTGCTGGCGGTCCGGCTGCTCCACATTCCCCTCCGGTGCGAGCGGTCCAACGTGATACAACCACACGCCCGGTTGATTAATGTTGGACGAAATCGTTAAATGGCGTACCTGAGAAGTGGAAAAAACTAGATGTTGACCCTTCATCCTGAACACCCAACACCTTCCAACAGTACGTACATTATCAGTACCGGAACCGGGCAGCATAAACGTACGATCATCTTCCGCGGCAAAGCCGGCCTGCGCGCGCACATCCGGCAGGCCACTATCGCCGGTATCACCCTGGATCCAGCTGATGCCCTCCTCCGGGTACAGGAACTGCACGAACGTGTCCGTCGCGCCCTGTATGATCGCCACCTGGAACGAGTTCTGCACCTCGTTCTTCATGCTGTAGTGGCCCACGTGCTCCCAGGTCGCGACGAACACCTGCAGCGCCTCGAAGCCCCCGGTCCGGGCCAGTAGACTGCCAAAGTTGTCCCGCACCAGCTCGGTCGTGCGGTGGAGCAGGGTGGGATCGCGCGACTTAAAGTACACGATCGTGGCCGTATCGTTCGGCAGGGTTGTGTCGACGTTCGCGTAGAACGGCGCGATCAGCGGGTTGCCGAGCGGGAAGGGTAGATTGAGGAAGCCGACCAGCTCGCCACCGAACGACAGGATGCCGTTGGTGttgatctgtgtgtgtgtgtgtgcatgtgaagGAGTAAAACCGGGAGAAGCATACCCATAAATCATTGGTTAATTTGATGGAACATTGCTAAAACACCACACAAAGGGAACGCATTCATTCGCTCTCCGCGAGGAAGATCAACGGGGGCAGGGCTCGTTATCATCATCTTTAGCTGGTGCCATCCTCCATGCTGTCCACTGTCATGCTGTGGCATTTATGTAATGGCGCAAAGTCGTTATTTTTACCATGCAATTGCTAAATGTTCGCTCCCGGGCAGAGCAGAGGTTCTATTTACACATCTGCCGAGGACGGTGGTGCTCTTGGCCGCTTGGACGCTTGACCACGAGTGCTGATAAGAGAAAGCACATCTTTGTTTGACGCTAATGGGCTAGGCTGTGTGGTGCGGATCATCATCGTTTGAGCGATCGGACACACTTTTGCTCGGTGCAAAACAATTTGCAAAGGCGCTTTCGCTTTTGTGTGCGGGGCGTGAAATATTGTCCCTCAAGGGCAGTGCGTCGGTACAATTGAAGTGAAGCTCTGGATGGAAGGTGAAGTAGTTGTTTCGAGTGATTGGGATTGGAGTAAGCATTTAAGAGGAGAATTTGCAACCAAGCGATCGGATTGGTCTTGTGGTGTAGTTGGTTAGTGGAGGGCTTTACAACATGCCGCGCACGGGTTCAAATCGAGTCGCGGAATATACAGAATGAACTTTTAGTAAGTAATAAGGTAGTTTATTTCGCCTCAATAGCACAAGAAATACGATCATTTACAGTGGGGTAATGTTGATTCCTGCCAGCGAAGATCGCGCTCCTATTCTCATCATATGTACAGCTATTCGCAATTTGTGTGAAGGCTGTGTCTATTGATAACCCTCAACAAAAAGCAAGAAGTAAACAGCGCCGCAGCATGGCCACACCACGGATGATGATCCTCTGATTGCtcatttcttctctctttctatggGTCCTGTCCAACTATCAAACGTTTTCTTAAACACAAACTTACGTAAACACGGTCGTATTTTTCGTTGTAGAAGTAAGCTGGCATGTCCAGATCCATGTACTGGAACTCTTCATCACCTCGCGGCAACACCTCGCTGGCTTCGTTCGCGTAGCTGTACAGATCGCGAGGATCCACCGCATGTACGATCAagggtagtagtagtaacacCGCGTACACTACTAACCCTTGCAATACCTCACTTTTGACAGACATTTTGTTGGATCACACCGAAACGGAACGGAGTGCACTTTACACTTGGAAGTATCTTGTCTTGGAAGGTTAAGACTTGCCAAGACAAACGCGGTTAAATCCGTTTGGGAAACATACGGAGATAATCGACCGGTTTTTACACACAATCACCTATACACaagagagcacacacacacacgctcacttcCAATCAGTGTTTTTCTCACTAAATCACTTTCAATCTCTACGTCGTCGGGCGTTACCGAAGCGGAACCTTATCAACGGGCACCACCGACAACACACCGTGTGCGTCCTCCAGCGCACGGATCCAGGTTCTTGTGTGGGTCTCGCGGGTCCGATGGCCTATCGCGCACGCTTGTCTTAGCACACTATCAGCAAACGGACACCATTATTATTGCCTTCATTCATAATCTCTTTGcaccaaacacgcacacagaggAAAGAGGTGGATTTCCAGGACGGCCAATGACTGCCAATGGGATGTAGGCTCTGAGAAGACAGACCAACCCCGGTAGAAGAACTCAAGATTCACGTCCGCACCGGGCAAGACACCGAACACGACTGACTGCTCGGCATCTGGTCGGATGCTGGATCAAGGGATCTGCGACGGTCGCGAACAACTGTCggcgctggtgctgctgctgggtccCGAAGTTTAATGGGTCGCAACGCCGCAACGACCGGGGGCACATCTGGGAGAGGCTGGTATGAAGTACCCGCCGGAGCGAGAGTCTTCCGCGGTTAGCACCGGGTGTGAAGCGTGCCGTTTATCAATATCAGTCAGCGTGTATGCTTTGActcaccgacgacgacgacgactactaCGATCGGCGATCGACGTTTTGTCCAGATTTAGAACGTTCGCTGGTCAAGAATCGTGAGTGGGTTTTCGGACGATTGATTTACGTTACGAAATACCCAATGGCCACGGAGAGGACCCTTTACATAACCTACTATAACAACCATTTCAGTTGGTACCGTCTACATGTTCTTGCGACGCGTTCCCATCATGTTCCGAAATATCAATTAATATCAATTGTAGCCAAATGGTGGCGAGGCGAGACAGGCTAGGCTGATTGATGTCGACTTTTCGAACCCCCTGAAGATGAAGATGGGTGTAAAATTTTGGACCAATATATTGGAAGGGACCATCCCAATACCCTCATGCGTATGAGAAGGCACTACCGTCTAGCCAACTGCACGACGACGCCCCGTGGGTCTGATCCTGGACGATCTTGTCCACGACTGTGTTCTGACTCTGGCTGTGGTGACAATTAAAGCTAATAAATTCAACTGCGTGTAAGCTTCAATTAATATCAAGTGTATATTAATGATCTGTCCTCACTGCGTGTTCTTCCCCTTTTCTCCACCCAAGCGACATCGATGGTTGATGCGTGTACGCACGAGAAGCGCAATCGAACAGACGCGCACGCTGTTGATCTTCGCGTCGTGTCCGTTTGTGACGAAAAAGCGATTCCATCGCTGGTTATTATTATGAAACCGAGTAGTCGCACATCaattgagagagagatagagagagggggagCAGTGCAGCATCCCTTGCTCGGATAATGTGGTGTCAGGgtaaatgaattttaatttatacatacatatacacaTGCGTGGAAATGCTATTGCGGGACGAACGCAAAATTCATTTACGCGTATGTTGTAGCAGGAGTTTTCCCATGTTTTCCCATCACCCGCACCAACCCCACGagcacgtgtttgtgtgtgtgcctgtgtctgCTGGAATAAACGTTAAAGTCGTCACCCGCGTACTCGAGAGGAAAGCGAAAAAGGAACGGAGGGATGATGGCCCGGCTGCGGTTACGCACCAGCTGACACAAGGGGATCGACGTTTCTAATTTTGTGAAGAGGCAATTTCGGTGGAcatgaataattaaaaacatgtgtttgatctgacgatgacgatgatgatgacgatgcaCCGTGCGCGTGGAGTAGAGTCGGTGTGTACGGAAGTCGGAGTCTGTGCGCTTCGAGCACTGGGAGTGATGGTTATTTATGGGTTTTTAGGGGACGGGGGTTTGCCGTATTCCGAATGGGGGGAAGTGAGGGAAAGCCGGGAAAATGCATGAAACGTGCGCGGCTCAACATTAAACGCAAATATCGCGTACAATTTTGTGCCACAGCGACAAAACGCTTTGATCGCTTCGACTTTTACTGCCAAGCAGAGTGAGTGCCGCAGAGGACTCAATTGATGGTTTAGTGGCCAGTTTCGGGCAATAAATCTATTAGCAGCAGTTGCCAGCCAATATGTAGTTGAATTTGGTTCAAGGGGTTGTTTTTGGTTTATATGTTGCAATAAATAGGAACAAAATTTGGGGTCAGTTCTAAGCGACACTTTGAAGAGGAAGTTGAACAGGAAAATGGAAGacaatatttttctttcttgaactgtattttccaatttgaaGCTGGGAAAACGAAGCCACGAATGTCTGTCTGCAATGTGGAATAATATTTACTACAACTGTTCATTGCAAACACATGGTTCATGCTGAAAAGTCTTTGGCGGTGTTCCAATGTGAGGATCTTTGCTGCTTCAATGTGTCTTTAGAAAATGTGTACGTTTCGATGCTGGCAAATCATACTCGTCTTCAATTTCCAAGAGTTATATTGCCTAAACTTTCATTTGTCGACTaaataaattttgaataaaacagCTCCAGAGCATAACTAATGGCTTATTGTTCTCAAAATACCACATCGAGAGCCACGTATGAGCTAATTCACTGTTGGCTTTCGCTTCGGATTTTACTTCCATGTGACTCATCATTTGAAGAAAATTAGGCAAAATTTCAAATGTTAGCGTTACGTAATGCATGGATGCTTCCTAAACCGTTGAAACGTGTTAGATCACTTTCATCGgcggtgaaatatttcactccCGTttcaactacacacacacaccatcacaGCGTGCAGTTTGACAGATCAACAAATACCGCCaccaaaacatcaacaatacCTCGCTCGGCGTGCTGCGTGCGTTTGGTGGCCGGAATGTGACCGCAGCAAACGGTGAAATGGCTAGCTGTTGATATTTAATTGGTGTTTCGTTGTAAAACAGAGCTGTTATAGATGTATATTGTTAGTTTGTTAAAGTCGCCCACTTTTGTTTACGTGCGTTCGTGTGGCGGCTACGATGGCGAAACGGTCCGGGCACTTCCAGCTGAAGCAACCGCTCGCCTCGAAGAAACCGAAGCTCAACATCGAAATCGTCCCGAGCCAGCAGTACAACCCACAGCCGAGTACTTCCAAGGCGGGCAGCTCCTCAGGTGAGTGTTGTTCATTGCTATGTTCCATGAGAAACTCTGCTCACACACAATCACTATTTCCAGGTGCGGGCAAAAGTGCCGCCacagccgccaccaccaccacagcggAAAACCTGtgggacgatgacgacgacgacattATCGTGCTCGCGACCCAGGCCATCGAGGCGGACCTTACGTTCGGCAAGTTTAGCCGCAGCGTCAAGACGAGCACGCAGCAAACGACGGAGGTGATCGCGGCCGGGGGGCAGCACACCGGGGCAGGGAAGCTTCCGGGCAAGGTACCGGACAAGCTGGTGGCGGAACTGTTTGCCGACGGGGAGGATGATTTGTTTTCGGAAAAGCTCGATGACAACTATCGCAACATCGACAACGCGATCAACGACTacttcaacaacaacgacgatgACTTCAATCTGGACGAGTTCCGGCAGGAAGAGCAAGCACCGTCGGTTGGTGGGAGGCGTGAACCCGCACCGAAAGCATCGTGGGAGGAAGCACCTTCGGTTAGTGCGAAGCATTCAGGTGAACCGCAGGCACCGAAAACTTCCTGCGAGGAACCACCGTCGGTCGGTGGGAAGCGTGAACCCGCACCGAAAGCCTCATGGGAAGAAGAGTTTAAGGTACCACCGGCGCCACTGCCACCGGTGGGAGCGAAAGCGAGTGAACCGAGCAAGGCTTACAACAAGGATGAACCGACCTCTACCTCGCGGTTGGGCATTTTTAGGCCAAAAACCTCCACCGCAACATCGTTTAAAGCTACCCCATCACACACCCCCAAACCGGAAGCGGAAGAGAAGCCGGAACTAGCCTCAAGCCAAAAGCAGGAACATGCCAAGGACATTCAGGTGAAGTTTCTCACCAAGCACGTAGAGCAGCTGGCAAAGAAGGTGGACAGCTTGCAGAAGGACTACACCGAAGCGGTGGAAAAGGCCCAGGTCAAGGACGGCGAAGTGTCGATGCTGCGGTACGAGCTGAAAATGGTGAAAACCGCCAACGAGCAGCTGCGGCTGGAGAAGATGCGCGAAAAGGAAACGATCCAGAAGGAGTGGCTCGAGAAGATGAAGAATCTGGAGAAAACCATCTCAGCGCAGAAGGTGGAGAATGAGTTCAAAGAGATGGAAATAATGAATCTAAAAACGAAGCGATTAAACGCCACGTTTCGATCGGCGGAACCAGCGGAACCGCAGCCACCAGAGCCACCGCCGGCTCGTGCTACAGCGGAACCCGCACCCTCAACCTCAGCTCAACCGAAAGCGACCGAAGCCACGGAGGATGAGTTCGATCTCGCGTCGCTGCTACCGAAACTGTTCCTTGGCGAACCGGCCGAACTGTGCGAGCCGCTGGACGTTGATCCGCAAGCGTTCGTGAATGCAACCGACAGCTCGGTACGGAGTCGACAGCTCCGCAAGTACTCGCGGGTGACGCGCAACGAGTTTACGATCGCCGATCAGCTCGTATCGCTGCAGACCTTTCTGTCCCAGATGCTAATCGCCGCAAAGGCTTCCGGTGATGAAACGACGGAGCGGATTGTCCTGTCCCCCGGCATGTACCCGCTGGTAGCGATCGCCACGGAAAAGGGGCTGGAAGAGATCGATCTGTACTGTCAGCGGTTGGGACAGCACAAGGAGACAGATTTTCGTCTTAATGGGCCGAAAAGTACGATGGAGCAATCGGCCCCAGTGAACGTGTTCCAGCAGGAGCAGCTATACAATGGCGAGCAGGCCGTCGTGATACGGCGCTTCCTGGCGGTGGTCGGACTGTACTGTCGAATCTCGGACGATCTGGTAGTGAAGCGATTGCTGGAGAAGGAGCTCGTGCTGCGACTCGCGAAGAATATGAAACGGATCAGTACCGCTGTAAGTAGGGAAGAggtgtttggtttggtgcatTTCTCCTTGCAAAATAGTATTCTGATGTGCATTGTTCCAACTTCTTTCAGATCATCCTGACGTCACTGCATGGACTGGTAACGGGTGCGGCTGCACTGCTCAACGGAATAAGCTTCCGCCCGCGAAGGTTCCTCCTGTACGGTGCGAGCGGTTCCCAGCTGATGGAACTATTCCGTTCGATCGTGCTGTGCCAACCCGATGCACCATCCTCGATGCTGCAGCTGTCCGACTTTCTACGCCGCCTGTCCCACATCACGGATGGCAGTGTGAACCATCTGCTCAATCGTCTCTGCATCAGCCATCATCCGGTCGAAAcgggtcagcagcagcagcagcagcagcagcaaggggaACAGCAACCCACAACATCCCGCCGACAGTATCGGTTAAAAACGATCAGCTTTTCACTGGGAACCTGCACGCTGCAGATGTACGCGGCACTGTTGGAGAACTCCGTCCGGCCACACGACCGGTACGAGGCGTGGCAGATGAAACCGTTGCTGACGAACACGGAAAATACGATCCACTTCCTGCGGaacgtgctgctgcatccggTTGGGTGGGTGAAATCGTTCTACGACCGGGAAGATCCGAACGAGTGTGAGCTTTGCCACATCCGGATGGTGTCGGCGTTCGTTACGCTGCTGTTCCGGGTGCTGCTGTGCTGGAACCAGCAAACGGTTAAGGACGAAGAAGGTTTGCTTACCTTGTTGTTTGGCTTTTGCGCTCAAATAGCTTCATCATTTTCGCACTACTTTGCAGATGTATCGCACATTCATTGTATCGCCCGGCACGGTGTACTGCTGCTGTACGATCTGTTCCAGACGGCGTACCACAAGAAGCTGTTACGAATCGCAGGGCCCACCGTTCGGTACCGTCTACGGGTAACGTACAACTGGCTGCAGCTGTACCAGAAGGAGTTCAATTTCGATGACGTTCACAGTGAGTATAGGGCCTCCCGTTAATGTTTCTTACACTAACAAGCTCTTCTGTTTCCAGTAAGAACCCTCGGCATGTTGGACATGCGCCTCCTAATGCCTGATCCGCTGCGCGCCTATCTGGAAGCGGAAATCGACGATCCAGAAGCTGAAAAGAAAGCGGCCGACAGTGAGGATGCGCGTAGAGCGGAAAGTAACGCAATCATGGAGGAGCTGTTTGCCGGCTTCTTCAATACTTACGCTAACAATAGTGCCACACTGTTATAATATATCTAATTGTATGCTTTGCACCCTGCCCGCCTGCGGAACAACACACAGTATTTTATAGCGTATTTTCCTTTCATAGTGTGATTttctctgctgctgcagctgctcacCGATGACATTGAATGTTGAGTGTTCGAAAAACTTTATTCATCGTTTCATTAACACCAGCTTTATCCAGCGTATTTACACGAAAGATTcgtaaaatatgtttgtatcGCCACCGGCTAGTCGTCGTCGTTTTCGATCGATTGGGAAACGGCGAAAACagaaaagcaattaaaatatttctctCTACCATGGCTGCGACTGTCGCGTAAAtcgtcctctctctcttctcgtGCATTCTCTCCAAACCAGTTCCCGTCTTCTATTTTGTTCTACAGTTAATTTTTCCAAGCCATTTTTTCCTAGTCTTACCTACAAACTACGCAATATATAATCAACGAACTGTGTGTgaggaatttaaaaaaaaatacatttagcTGTGTGACCTCCACGCGGCGGTCAAATTATCCTTTCcgccacacagcacagcaaccaaccaaccaggaACCAATCCAATGATGAATGTATCTGtgtacgtttgtgtgtttctgtggcCCCAGCGGATGGATTAACCACACAA
Coding sequences within:
- the LOC120903908 gene encoding uncharacterized protein LOC120903908, whose amino-acid sequence is MAKRSGHFQLKQPLASKKPKLNIEIVPSQQYNPQPSTSKAGSSSGAGKSAATAATTTTAENLWDDDDDDIIVLATQAIEADLTFGKFSRSVKTSTQQTTEVIAAGGQHTGAGKLPGKVPDKLVAELFADGEDDLFSEKLDDNYRNIDNAINDYFNNNDDDFNLDEFRQEEQAPSVGGRREPAPKASWEEAPSVSAKHSGEPQAPKTSCEEPPSVGGKREPAPKASWEEEFKVPPAPLPPVGAKASEPSKAYNKDEPTSTSRLGIFRPKTSTATSFKATPSHTPKPEAEEKPELASSQKQEHAKDIQVKFLTKHVEQLAKKVDSLQKDYTEAVEKAQVKDGEVSMLRYELKMVKTANEQLRLEKMREKETIQKEWLEKMKNLEKTISAQKVENEFKEMEIMNLKTKRLNATFRSAEPAEPQPPEPPPARATAEPAPSTSAQPKATEATEDEFDLASLLPKLFLGEPAELCEPLDVDPQAFVNATDSSVRSRQLRKYSRVTRNEFTIADQLVSLQTFLSQMLIAAKASGDETTERIVLSPGMYPLVAIATEKGLEEIDLYCQRLGQHKETDFRLNGPKSTMEQSAPVNVFQQEQLYNGEQAVVIRRFLAVVGLYCRISDDLVVKRLLEKELVLRLAKNMKRISTAIILTSLHGLVTGAAALLNGISFRPRRFLLYGASGSQLMELFRSIVLCQPDAPSSMLQLSDFLRRLSHITDGSVNHLLNRLCISHHPVETGQQQQQQQQQGEQQPTTSRRQYRLKTISFSLGTCTLQMYAALLENSVRPHDRYEAWQMKPLLTNTENTIHFLRNVLLHPVGWVKSFYDREDPNECELCHIRMVSAFVTLLFRVLLCWNQQTVKDEEDVSHIHCIARHGVLLLYDLFQTAYHKKLLRIAGPTVRYRLRVTYNWLQLYQKEFNFDDVHIRTLGMLDMRLLMPDPLRAYLEAEIDDPEAEKKAADSEDARRAESNAIMEELFAGFFNTYANNSATLL
- the LOC120903907 gene encoding nidogen yields the protein MSVKSEVLQGLVVYAVLLLLPLIVHAVDPRDLYSYANEASEVLPRGDEEFQYMDLDMPAYFYNEKYDRVYINTNGILSFGGELVGFLNLPFPLGNPLIAPFYANVDTTLPNDTATIVYFKSRDPTLLHRTTELVRDNFGSLLARTGGFEALQVFVATWEHVGHYSMKNEVQNSFQVAIIQGATDTFVQFLYPEEGISWIQGDTGDSGLPDVRAQAGFAAEDDRTFMLPGSGTDNVRHLTISSNINQPGVWLYHVGPLAPEGNVEQPDRQHAEPSEPRSCADGGRYKCHSAASCVNSNWGFCCQCKSGYYGNGFSCVKSDIPLRVAGKVLGNVNGEPLDTQLQSYVVMVDGRTYTAISPLEEQLGTDLQLTQILGGTIAWLFAKPLGNSMNGYQLTGGKFNHTSTLQFETGESFYITQQYTGLNVWDQLALDVHLSGQLPSIPALEKLHLDDYSVAFRRSGKDRLQAVSAHSFRVESQARNVSYTLYQDITYEGCSGNEDTIAGKDESMLKITRINLGYEPRERAVRMGMLSKMVIGDQFNPCDEANCGDNTVCVPKPDDTFDCNCKNGFTYIPYGTSDRINCVDIDECSGVNICDENAQCYNEPGGYSCRCNPGYEGNGYVCDKVVPGGYSQPTSSSYTVSTPASYGGHSYNEVDSDPTQEEPEQCERCAEFADCVEGQCQCRSGYDGDGVSYCQSLCDPESVWNGEECVKETYVEEEGIEPFCTILGCTCPTGYTLIEYAFNQICRRVELDPEEVPQEGMPPCDVENNCSPHANCEWRDSSYRHECICNPGYDGNGYTCVEKEVSCLDDEEICDIHASCTYMLNRKSVCVCNKGYEGDGRTCHLAPECAVDDDCGMNSECQQGVCVCQEGYERDLSDFCVRAGSCGGAYCAENAVCVIDPVQKIPYCHCPQGFVGDGVSQCRSIPPPCNVRNNCGLHAACVPSYRDPSSYECMCNQGFFGDGFVCTPERNCANIPSLCDPNARCESTTNGYQCICNDGFIGNGSVCNTAHRLDDGFLLISQGVANIRVPLNGGLGYPVTMAFMSIGLDRDCAEGRIYWSDIAAQQIVSAKYDGTDQKPFITKDIVSPEGVAVDWISRRLYWTDSAKDTIEVASLDNPEQRTVLISKFLVNPRGIAVDPHQTKLYWSDWNRDGPKIEWSNLDGTEREQLVGSPQVALPNSIQVSMATGELCYADAGTKKVECIDTYSRQIRTIASNLTYPFGLAVTDDLFYWTDWMTKKIESINLYGVRQKPINSPVFGNHKMYGMTAVTDKCPLFYSPCVSNNGDCPEDKICLINPRAPSGRSCKCTRNCNNDVVLDY